atgctaggcatgtgctctaccactgagctactaccccAGCCTTAGTAGAGTTAATAAATTTCCAGCTCAAAGATTGACTTTCATCTTCATAATTGGTGCTGTTGCTGTTCAGCTGCTACTTTCTATAAAcaaattactttgtttttataatttttcagatGATATGAAATTGTCAGAAGTAGATTTTCCTATGGCTAGAAGCAAGCTGTTGAAAAAGGAATTGCCTTCAAAAGAGGTACTGAAGACACTGCCTAAAACACTTAAACGACAGTCCAAACAAACTAGTTATCTGGATGATAGCACAAAAGAGCTTTCCccaagaaagaaagcaaagttaAGCACAAATGAAACAATTGTTGAGAATTTAGAAAGTGATATGCAGATTGACTGTTCGAATGAATCAAGGAATACAGAGCTACCATTTCCAGAGTCGTTTGCCTCAGTGGATTCAGTACCAATGTCTACTCTCCAGAAAGGGACCAAACCTATTCAGGCCTTGCTTGCAAAGAATATTGGGAACAAAGTGACCTTAACAAATCAGCTGCCCCCTTCCACAGTTAAAAGTGCTCCTGCTGTGGAAAAACCAGTTATATCTCCTCCAGAAGCAAGCCCAGTAAAGCCAGCATTGACCTGCCTCAACAGTACAAAAAGTCCTTTACAGATGGTATACAAAGTGCCCTGTACTCAGTGGTTGCCAATAGATGTTCACAATAGCTCTGTGAAGATTCAGGTGCAACCTATGGTGGATCCTGTAACAGGAGAAAAACTTATGCAGCAGGTTCTTATTTTGCCTAAGAATTTTGTGATTCAGCACAAGGAAGGAAAAGCAGTTGCAAAAGATAAACCACCACTTCAACAAAAAGGTTCAGAACAACATTATTCATCTTTACCACAAACAGCAAGTATAAACTCTTCTTTATCATCAGTTCTTGTCAACTCAACAACTGTTTCTGCCCAACTACCTATTTTCAACAAGACAATTACACCTTTATCAAATGTGAGTAGTGCTAGACCACAGCCTTTGTCACCTGTAACCTCTGTAAGTAATTTATTAACACCACCAGTTAAGACTAGCCAGAGTGAGGCAGGAAAAGTCAAAAATGCAGTTTTAACAGCCACATTCCCTCAGCCTGTTGCTTCGCCCACCATTTCCTCAACAGTAACAGTTCAGCCTCTCTTATCACCAACAACACTAAGTGTATCTACAGATCCTGGTAGTTCCCTCAACCCTTCTGCACAACAAATTGCTGATTCTTCTGAAGCAAAGCAAGAACTGAAAACTGTGTGTATAAGAGACTCACAGTCAATTCTTGTTAGGACACGAGGTGGGAACACTGGAGTTGTAAAAGTACAGACCAATCCAGATCAAAATTCACCCAACAGTTTATCTTCAAGTTCAGTTTTCACTTTTGCTCCTCAATTTCAGGCATTTCTGGTGCCAAAATCAATAACTTCATCCTCCTCTGCTTTTTCACAAGTAGCTGGAATGACTACTACATCTAGTCTCCCACCTTTCAGCCAAACACCAACTTCTGTTTCCATTCCATGTGGCTTTAATTCACCCATAGGTAAAAATCTCAAACTTACCTTAGGCCAACCCTCCAGCAGTGGTAACATAGGCCACATGAGAGAGAAAACTTCACATATGCCCTCTTCCCCCTTGAAGTCCTCTGTTTCTTCCAGCACTCTACTACCATCAACAACAACTAGTTCAGTAAGTGTAATTAGCATATCAACGGGAAACTTTGGACAAACCAATACAAATGTTATTCATACTCCAACTAAACAGCAACAAGTAGATTGTATCACAAAAAGTTACCCTGTTACAAGATCAGaagcaacaacagcaacaaatggAGATGTCATCAGTGCTACTCCAGTTCAAAAACTTATGCTAGTATCAGCCCCATCTATTCTTCCTTCTGGCAGTGGAACTGCAATTAATGTGACACCTGCACAGACATCTACAGGTGTTTCTACCCAGAAATTAGTTTTTATTAACGCTCCAGTTCCTAGTGGCACTTCAACCCCAGCTATTGTTGGAGAATCATTAAAACAAACGCTACCTCCCACCTTGAATAAGACATTTGTAAAGACTCCAGAGCAACCCCAAATAGTACTAATTCCATCTACAGTGggagcaccaataaaaataaatgcttcacCAACTGTGTCTCAGATAAAAGATGTGAAAATTGGACTAAACATAGGTCAAGCAATTGTAAATCCTTCAGGCACAGTGCCAGCTATGCCATCAATTAATATATTGCAAAATGTAACCCCAAAAGGAGAAGACAAAAGTAGCAAGGGCTATGTTTTGCCATTGTCATCAAGTGGTAATTCAGTTCCAGTAAGCTCAAATTTTGTGAGTCAAACTATTACTCCTGTTAATGAATCAGTGGTTTCTgcagcaaaaacaataaacatgTTTTCAGTAACAGGAGCAAATGTATCTTTGGGTTCTCTTTCAGTGACCTCATCCTCTGGTTCAGTTGGGACACGGcctcctgttttagtcagtggAAATGATACCTCCTCAAGAAGTATGCCTATCTTGTCAAATAGATTTGGCACATCAAATCTAGGAAACACTGTGGCTATATCAACTGTGAAAACAGGACATCTTGCATCATCTGTTCTGATTTCAACTACACAACCAACAGTGTCTCCTAAATGTTTGACATCAGCTTTGCAAATCCCTATTACTGTTGCCTTGCCTACACCTGTGACTGCATCCCCCAAAATAATCAATACAGTTCCACATTCAGCAACAGTACCAGGATCCACACGTTCTGTATCTCTTTCTAAAAGACAATCTCGAACTTCCCTTCAGTTTCAGTCGCCAGGGATTTCAACTACAGTGCCAACAAATGTAAACACAAATAAACCTCAAGCTGAATTGTCATCTGTTTCACCAAGTCCAAGTAAAATAATTAGTATTTCCAATTTTGCTTCTCTTCCAAACCAGCAAATGTCCCCTGCTTTAGTAAAATCAACTCCCAGTTACAGTTCTGTTCCAGGTGGCTCTGCCATTCACACTGCTACAGCAACATCAAATGTAACTAGTCCAGTAGGGGGTCCAATTGGTGAACCTTGTATTCAGCAAAAAATAGTCATTAACACCAGTACACCTTTGGCACCTGGCACTCAGATCATGATTAATGGAGCCCGGTTTATTGTTCCACCACAAGGTCTTGGAGCTGGCAGCCATGTTCTCCTTATATCTACTAACCCAAAATATGGGCCTCCCTTAGTTCTTAATAGTGGCCAAGGCATCCAACCTACACCCATAGATAATGCTGTGCAGAAGATCACACTAGCATCAAACAATTCTTTAAGTGGGCAACCTGTAAAACATTCTCTAAGAAGCTCTACAAAGATTGTAAATTCTCTCGGGAACGTAAGTTGCCTACCCACAATTCATACAACATCACAAATCATAAACACAACTGCTAAAATTTCTGTTCCACTTCCTGCACCAACAGTGTCATTGACTTCAGTAATTAAGTCTCCGCCAGCTTCACATTTGGCTAAGACATCTTTGGTTTCTGCCATTTCTTCCAGTAATCCTCCACTGCCAAGTAGCACTTCAGTATTTCATTTGGACACATCTGTCAAAAAATTGTTGGTTAGCCCAGAAGGAGCCATTTTGAATACCATAAATACTCCAGCATCTAAggtttcttccctctctccatctctttctcaAATTGTTGTATCTGCCAGTCGAAATCCAGCTTCTGTCTTCCCTGCTTTTCAGTCATCTGGTTTAGAGAAGCCTGACACAGCTGCATCTTGAATTTAAACTAAACGAGCCAGTTTTTAACTAATGGGGCATTGTTTTAACTCccataaaaattttaactgtttattatACTGTTGAAAACATACTAtacataggtgtgtgtgtgtgtgtgtgtgtgtgtatgtgtgtgtgtgtgtgtgtgtgtgtgtgttttaatgtaCCTTTTCATTAGCTTGCAACAAGACTTTCTTGGGGAGGGAAAAGTGTGTTCCATTTCACTCATTGGTGTGAGGATGTTTTCAAAGgttctttgtttaaaatacatGGTCAAGATTTACCTGTCTGTATCACATAATTTGAACAAAGTCAAGTTTGACTAGTTTAGAGTAAGCTAGCCTTTTGCACAGTTACATTGACATGTTTCTTGAATTTGGACTATTGCAGCGTGTCTATGCTATAGCATTCTGTGTCATTAGTGaaatcttatttttgtttctgtaaaaagaaatatatatatatatttatgcattgtGAAAATGCAGTCAATGGtgtaaaattgtacatattcCTAAATCCCTAACAACCTGTACTAAATATATGTACAAAGAACTATGCTgtcttatttatgttttgtttacaTAATGTAtagttttttaagtattttagtaattttggaCCAGTGAACTGTTAGCAACGATGCAGAAGAATCTGCATGTAATAAACTGAGTTGCTGTATTTCTTTGTTTGAATACTATTTTTAAAGTGTGTTCTTGTTCCATTAAAAGAATACATGATACAAATGAAAATagtcctttaaaaaaaggaattaaggCTGGGAAATTTGTATTACTAATAACTAGTGTTTGCACAAGGCCTTACACTTTCCAAAGTTTACTTGCATATATCTCTTTTGTTACTTTCACAGTATTCTTGAGGAGTTCAGTGATACAACCAAGGTTACCCAGTTAATCTGTGGTAGAGCCATTCCTTGAACCTCATGCTATAAATCCTTTCCCCACAGTTCTATGttacttttgttaaaaatttctttttttcattctagaTTTATGGTTTTAGATTTCTCTTAGAAATTCACCACCAAATTTTCACATTGgccaaaataagtgaattttttttcagacCAGTATACTTGGTCTGTTTATATACCCCAAATACATTTCTTAAAGCTCTTAAAATTAGTTTAGGTTCACAGGAAGTTGTAAAGATAGTACAGGGAGGTCTTATGTGCCCTTCTCCTTGCTTACCCTAGATGTTTAATATTAAGTTGAAGTATTGGTTCATAGTGACTGATTTTCTAAAATgatatataagaaaatgaatttttttagtttagaATAAAAAGTGTATATGGACACCTGTgctctttccatttgtttttattccattaCAGAGCAATTACTTATATTCTGTTGTAAAGCAAATTTGGGGGGTTCATCTGATTCTCAGGATTTGACTTTGTAGCATTTCAAAACCTgcctcattttaaataaaaggtagCTTTTATATTTATTGGATTTTATAACTATTACCTTATTTGAGACACCAATTGTATGTACATTTTATTCATATTGTTAAACCTCATCTCAAGGAGTTATAATTTGAAGCTGAAGATATTAGGAAGAGTAGACCTAAAGATTTCCTTTGAAACTACGTTAAAATGATATTATCAAAGTGAGAGGGCAGTGGGAGTATTCCTGAAAAGTTGCTGCAAGCTctcaaaaaatgtatatttaaatgtatatttgtgCTCTAAGACCATACTTTTGCCAGTTACATCTATGCTCTACTCTAGTCTCTCCCAAAGCCCAGATTTTCCCTGGTTAGTTTAAAAGACGCTTGGATTTCAGGGGTGAGTGATAGTTAAAGTGCGTTGTGTAGGACATAGGGGTGCTCAATGTAAATGTATACTcagcttttaaaaacaatgtaacCTAGAGCTGTTCACCTTTGGTCTCAAAAGGATTCTCTAAACCACTTCCAGAAATTAATTTGCTGAATTGCTCATGACCTAACTTTAATCCCAGTGAAGGACCTAAACTAAGTAACCACTAATTCTGTTCTAACTCCTAAATTCAAAATCCTAATGAAGTCTTCAAAGCTCTGTGTGAGCTTGTGAACCTTTAAGAGTAAAGCCTCCACTTAAGGTTTTAAAAGCTCTTCAGTCTGTTCCTGCCTTCATTTTAGTCTACTCTCCCCACTTGTTCAGGGCACTTTGAGACACATCAAGGTCTTCACCCAATGTCCTCTTGAATTTAATGTTTCATTATAATTACTCACTATATGTCATAACTCTCCTTGCCACATCCAGCCAGCAATATGATGTTGTAGTCACCGATTGTGAGGAGGACATAGCACTTCTTCACCACTGTAATATAATTATTTGTTTGCTTACTTAGTACTCAGGTTACTTACTTAGGTTACTTAGTacctgtctttgttttgtttttacaaccTTGTCAGTCATCTttatcatcccagcagctggtgCATGgtattcaatatatatatttgttgaataagtgagTGAGAAATCTAGATAGCTTCTTGTATTATTTAAGGTCTAATTTACTTAAAACTAATAGTCCCTATTTTTCACTAggaatttaaattaatgaatgtaCAGATTGAAAAagccagatttttttccttttgtcttcagTTTTGTAGATCATGTGGAGCTCTGGGGTCTTAGTTCAAGAGTACAAAGCCTAGAATCCCAGTTCTTTGTGCCCAGTGTTACCATTAAGTATCATTAAAAGTCATCTATAAAGACATatatataaaggaagaaaagccACCACAGTGCTACATAAAAGGGTTTATAGTATTAAAGGTCTATGTTTCTACACTTTGTGTAGAATTATGCCAATGTGAATGTCTCCCATTTTAAATACTAAGTTAAAACATGCCAACTTATGATGTGTTAGCTCTTCACTTTCCtctcatttcatatatttctaaGTGACTTTTTAGGTCCCTGTTCCAATTCCAAGCCTTCCAAGTCTCTTGTATTTAGTAAGTGACATTAGTAGTTTTATGATTAAAGTAATGATGACTATAATATGTACACTAAGGTCAATGAAAATGTTTACTTATTCCAGTAAAACATTTAACTTATAAAATACtgaatttggaaaagtttaatATTAAAAGCTTGAGAAGGTGGCAAGTTCTGAAAGTAAGCTAAGAAATTTGATGGGGATTTTAACTATCCAAACTTATACTGTTATAACTTTAAGATGATAAACAATTTACCATTAAGTCATTCCAGAAGCCATTTTACCATCATCTGAGTCTGAAGCCTTATTGTGGCTATAGAACTTTTAATTATCCATTTATTCTTCCTCATTTATTCAATAGGTATTTGTTATACACGTCATGGTGCTTAGAGAAGCTCAAGGCATGGCATAGTTTTTAAAGGTCCTCTTTAACTTAGAGAAAAAGATCTGAATGTGAGCAATCTCTACAGTTAAAAGTAATATAGAGACTCAACAGggcatatttttatgtatgtaaaacatcatttttaaaataacatgaatgtattttccaaaattttaaagtcattctACACATTTACTGAGAACTACATAATGCAGAAGATACTGAAGGAACAATATAAATGAGTAAGATCCCATTCCTGTACCCaacaggaaaaagaataaaaaaattaaaagttaaaagtaaatatCAGAGGAATGAACTACAAGAGTTCAACAGTTAGTTGGCATTTGTAATGGGACTGAAAGTTTGTGCAGAACTGAACCTGCAAAGACAGTCTCAGAAAAACTCGAGGAGCAGATGCACAAATCATTGAGATTGAATGGAATACTATAGGTTAGGAGTGCCAAAGGGAAATGATTGAAAAATAGAGTGAATGACAAAGGACTAAAAAATACTCAAAAGTAATTACAAAAGCTACcaaaatttctgaagaaaattgTAGCATCTTGTATGTAGTATTTACATACAAGATGGAATAAAGTTACCTTGCAATGTTGCTATGAGGATTAATGGTCTTTACTGATTTACATGTCtctccctttactgatttactTTTAATGAATGCTTAATAACATTGAAATGggataatttatgtaaaatagtTGGTTCAGTGCCTAGTAAATAATAAATGGTGGTTCTGTCAGTCACCTAACTGGGGACAGGGAACCCAATTAGGATGTCGGATGTGAAGACTTGATATATGGTAGTggagagatgaagaaaaaataaaacttaagaataaggatagagaaagaaatttttaaaggaaaacttactttgcataaaatttagaaattttaaaaatgtcaatgagAAAAGTTATCTCCCCCTAAAATTAACATATGAATGTATCACTAaacttataaaatatgaatagatttagttgatttttttttttggtggggttcttgtattgttttttaaaccaaaatttatTGAGATAAATGCTAAGTTGATTTTATAGTGCTGTAACAGTTAATTTAACAGTTAATagtacatataaataattttattgatttacatgTCTCTCCCTGATCATAAAAAATTCAGTTATGTGTAATAGTAAGAAATTTAGTTCAAAGTATAATACTTACATGGATCTAATTCTGAGGATCTAATGAAATTATCTAATaaccataaaaatttttattaaaaccatatagaagctgggtgtggtgacccatgtctgtaatcccagtgacttgggaggctgaggcaggaggattgcaggtttaaagccagccttggcaaattaatgaaaccctgtcccaaaaaataaaaggactgaggatgtagcctagtggcagagcacccctaggttcaatccccagtacagcggGGGGGAGGATATAGATTCACCATCTACCATTTTAGGAATTATAATTCTGTCAGACTTCAATTTAAGCAAATTTAGTACCAGTTgagaaaaaacagtaaaaacaaaaagagattacattatatttaaagaaagaaaagagatgttcTCCAGTTGATATTGGGAGTTGGTTGTAAACATCAAACCTGCAGTGACCCAAGCACCTGAGCCCTCACAACTTAACCCTACAGCTTCCTTGAGGAACTGATGATCTAAGGAATTCTCTAATGCTTTGGGGTCTCTGCCCAAGGCTTCATGTGGAACAGCAGGGACCACTTCATGAAACCTGGAATATAAAGTTTGCTTTAGCCAATTTTCTCTTGTAATCATTTGCTTTTCTTAGCATATAAACTTTGTCTCGATCAGTTAAGCTGCCAGCAACTTTCTTGTGCTTTATTTCTCATGGGAGATGATATTTGTATACTTTtatgatgttttgattcatgaATATACTGGGTAGTGATCAACTGAGAATAATTAACATATCCTTTatattaaagtttgtttttttttttttttttttccggtgctggggattgaacccagggccttgtgcttgtgaggcaggcactctaccaactgagctatatctccagcccctatATTAAAGTTTTATTGCCTTACAATGAGTACATTCAAAAATCCTTTCttttgggttggggagatagcttagttggtagagtgcttgcctcacaagcacaaggccctgggttcaatccccagcaccacaaaaaaaaaaaaaaaaaaaaaaaatcctttcttttgaGGTAGATAATGCATTATTGTTAATTCACTTTACTGTGCTGTTGTAACACCAGAATTTAATATCTGTACTATATAAGGAACTGAACTCAGtagcaaaacaaataacccagtttttaaaaattggttaaaaatctaaatagacatttttcaaaagacaaatgcAATTGgccaacagataaatgaaaagtgctcaatatcattaatcaatagagaaatgcaaatcagaaccacagTGAGATAGTTAGTGCCTCATCCCAGTTAG
The Sciurus carolinensis chromosome 14, mSciCar1.2, whole genome shotgun sequence DNA segment above includes these coding regions:
- the Kiaa2026 gene encoding uncharacterized protein KIAA2026 homolog isoform X1; amino-acid sequence: MSVPETPGEMEPAGEEERPPPEAEEEDEEEVAAAAPASRRARRRSASSLEDADEQEAAAEAMVVASGGCKEQELTYELQQGYRILGEFLQEKHRGLTAPFLKPLGGVATGEEEVAEGPRSGGRGSRTLLQHPGQGMCLLKMEEKFASGQYAGITEFVADFRLMLETCYRLHGVDHWISKQGQKLEMLLEQKLALLSRHLREKTSIAVTSRGYYGLEDEKGTACTSTRRRSTPRSLAGLTSGVFESIMVQVLRQEEQLRAKEEKRLREQEKKEAEEACQKEIEEWERKLLAQAAPTCMENMWEIPAIGHFLCLAQQILNLPEIVFYELERCLLMPQCNAFLSKIMTSLLSPPHRRPTLHRRPTLPYRAWEAALRQKVQQWYTAVGQTENPDNCAEKLGLCPQFFKVLGEVNPLEEKPFHELPFYQKVWLLKGLCDFVYETQKEVQDAVLGQPIHECREVILGYDYLENAYVHFPQFCGADVRIYKQRPFQAPEFPVPPIKIQRVPRIKLEKLKCDYISTSIGDYKCGREGLPSTFKKEQEINCDPACCPAKMNFDNHDISVEMEVESNCEIRIHRPCEIKKTDCCKENLEKPGSPGEVTGFGEPLSPGEIRFIENQEKYGETSKIKTEPTPLKENALKSCQIHVNGSHIDHPEINCHKVVRDILLEQSLQSHKKLKLTKMRAKKKKKKKKKLKDVLNENLQRKREGLHSLAFKSYKPEIQNKLFIIKKKAKHKKHKSGKKSISKKAITKKRKTVTKSPTVPEFQLICTNLDELRELITKIENELKDLENSRKKSGKWYQRRQAVKELHSTLIRLLNELLPWEPKLMKAFQRNRSRLKKDYDDFRRQPDHDKFTRELWTTEECEGDLGKESPKVEISKPIDSTEPLDILEKDNFISDDMKLSEVDFPMARSKLLKKELPSKEVLKTLPKTLKRQSKQTSYLDDSTKELSPRKKAKLSTNETIVENLESDMQIDCSNESRNTELPFPESFASVDSVPMSTLQKGTKPIQALLAKNIGNKVTLTNQLPPSTVKSAPAVEKPVISPPEASPVKPALTCLNSTKSPLQMVYKVPCTQWLPIDVHNSSVKIQVQPMVDPVTGEKLMQQVLILPKNFVIQHKEGKAVAKDKPPLQQKGSEQHYSSLPQTASINSSLSSVLVNSTTVSAQLPIFNKTITPLSNVSSARPQPLSPVTSVSNLLTPPVKTSQSEAGKVKNAVLTATFPQPVASPTISSTVTVQPLLSPTTLSVSTDPGSSLNPSAQQIADSSEAKQELKTVCIRDSQSILVRTRGGNTGVVKVQTNPDQNSPNSLSSSSVFTFAPQFQAFLVPKSITSSSSAFSQVAGMTTTSSLPPFSQTPTSVSIPCGFNSPIGKNLKLTLGQPSSSGNIGHMREKTSHMPSSPLKSSVSSSTLLPSTTTSSVSVISISTGNFGQTNTNVIHTPTKQQQVDCITKSYPVTRSEATTATNGDVISATPVQKLMLVSAPSILPSGSGTAINVTPAQTSTGVSTQKLVFINAPVPSGTSTPAIVGESLKQTLPPTLNKTFVKTPEQPQIVLIPSTVGAPIKINASPTVSQIKDVKIGLNIGQAIVNPSGTVPAMPSINILQNVTPKGEDKSSKGYVLPLSSSGNSVPVSSNFVSQTITPVNESVVSAAKTINMFSVTGANVSLGSLSVTSSSGSVGTRPPVLVSGNDTSSRSMPILSNRFGTSNLGNTVAISTVKTGHLASSVLISTTQPTVSPKCLTSALQIPITVALPTPVTASPKIINTVPHSATVPGSTRSVSLSKRQSRTSLQFQSPGISTTVPTNVNTNKPQAELSSVSPSPSKIISISNFASLPNQQMSPALVKSTPSYSSVPGGSAIHTATATSNVTSPVGGPIGEPCIQQKIVINTSTPLAPGTQIMINGARFIVPPQGLGAGSHVLLISTNPKYGPPLVLNSGQGIQPTPIDNAVQKITLASNNSLSGQPVKHSLRSSTKIVNSLGNVSCLPTIHTTSQIINTTAKISVPLPAPTVSLTSVIKSPPASHLAKTSLVSAISSSNPPLPSSTSVFHLDTSVKKLLVSPEGAILNTINTPASKVSSLSPSLSQIVVSASRNPASVFPAFQSSGLEKPDTAAS
- the Kiaa2026 gene encoding uncharacterized protein KIAA2026 homolog isoform X2; the protein is MSVPETPGEMEPAGEEERPPPEAEEEDEEEVAAAAPASRRARRRSASSLEDADEQEAAAEAMVVASGGCKEQELTYELQQGYRILGEFLQEKHRGLTAPFLKPLGGVATGEEEVAEGPRSGGRGSRTLLQHPGQGMCLLKMEEKFASGQYAGITEFVADFRLMLETCYRLHGVDHWISKQGQKLEMLLEQKLALLSRHLREKTSIAVTSRGYYGLEDEKGTACTSTRRRSTPRSLAGLTSGVFESIMVQVLRQEEQLRAKEEKRLREQEKKEAEEACQKEIEEWERKLLAQAAPTCMENMWEIPAIGHFLCLAQQILNLPEIVFYELERCLLMPQCNAFLSKIMTSLLSPPHRRPTLHRRPTLPYRAWEAALRQKVQQWYTAVGQTENPDNCAEKLGLCPQFFKVLGEVNPLEEKPFHELPFYQKVWLLKGLCDFVYETQKEVQDAVLGQPIHECREVILGYDYLENAYVHFPQFCGADVRIYKQRPFQAPEFPVPPIKIQRVPRIKLEKLKCDYISTSIGDYKCGREGLPSTFKKEQEINCDPACCPAKMNFDNHDISVEMEVESNCEIRIHRPCEIKKTDCCKENLEKPGSPGEVTGFGEPLSPGEIRFIENQEKYGETSKIKTEPTPLKENALKSCQIHVNGSHIDHPEINCHKVVRDILLEQSLQSHKKLKLTKMRAKKKKKKKKKLKDVLNENLQRKREGLHSLAFKSYKPEIQNKLFIIKKKAKHKKHKSGKKSISKKAITKKRKTVTKSPTVPEFQGKWYQRRQAVKELHSTLIRLLNELLPWEPKLMKAFQRNRSRLKKDYDDFRRQPDHDKFTRELWTTEECEGDLGKESPKVEISKPIDSTEPLDILEKDNFISDDMKLSEVDFPMARSKLLKKELPSKEVLKTLPKTLKRQSKQTSYLDDSTKELSPRKKAKLSTNETIVENLESDMQIDCSNESRNTELPFPESFASVDSVPMSTLQKGTKPIQALLAKNIGNKVTLTNQLPPSTVKSAPAVEKPVISPPEASPVKPALTCLNSTKSPLQMVYKVPCTQWLPIDVHNSSVKIQVQPMVDPVTGEKLMQQVLILPKNFVIQHKEGKAVAKDKPPLQQKGSEQHYSSLPQTASINSSLSSVLVNSTTVSAQLPIFNKTITPLSNVSSARPQPLSPVTSVSNLLTPPVKTSQSEAGKVKNAVLTATFPQPVASPTISSTVTVQPLLSPTTLSVSTDPGSSLNPSAQQIADSSEAKQELKTVCIRDSQSILVRTRGGNTGVVKVQTNPDQNSPNSLSSSSVFTFAPQFQAFLVPKSITSSSSAFSQVAGMTTTSSLPPFSQTPTSVSIPCGFNSPIGKNLKLTLGQPSSSGNIGHMREKTSHMPSSPLKSSVSSSTLLPSTTTSSVSVISISTGNFGQTNTNVIHTPTKQQQVDCITKSYPVTRSEATTATNGDVISATPVQKLMLVSAPSILPSGSGTAINVTPAQTSTGVSTQKLVFINAPVPSGTSTPAIVGESLKQTLPPTLNKTFVKTPEQPQIVLIPSTVGAPIKINASPTVSQIKDVKIGLNIGQAIVNPSGTVPAMPSINILQNVTPKGEDKSSKGYVLPLSSSGNSVPVSSNFVSQTITPVNESVVSAAKTINMFSVTGANVSLGSLSVTSSSGSVGTRPPVLVSGNDTSSRSMPILSNRFGTSNLGNTVAISTVKTGHLASSVLISTTQPTVSPKCLTSALQIPITVALPTPVTASPKIINTVPHSATVPGSTRSVSLSKRQSRTSLQFQSPGISTTVPTNVNTNKPQAELSSVSPSPSKIISISNFASLPNQQMSPALVKSTPSYSSVPGGSAIHTATATSNVTSPVGGPIGEPCIQQKIVINTSTPLAPGTQIMINGARFIVPPQGLGAGSHVLLISTNPKYGPPLVLNSGQGIQPTPIDNAVQKITLASNNSLSGQPVKHSLRSSTKIVNSLGNVSCLPTIHTTSQIINTTAKISVPLPAPTVSLTSVIKSPPASHLAKTSLVSAISSSNPPLPSSTSVFHLDTSVKKLLVSPEGAILNTINTPASKVSSLSPSLSQIVVSASRNPASVFPAFQSSGLEKPDTAAS